A region of Anguilla anguilla isolate fAngAng1 chromosome 18, fAngAng1.pri, whole genome shotgun sequence DNA encodes the following proteins:
- the LOC118218349 gene encoding mas-related G-protein coupled receptor member A1-like has product MDNLNSTLVSLEEICRLSAGLFFGLYHLVKADNVTPVFIMNLLISDFIQIIGRIVEVIINDNIAYIYIVILIGVSLSVGFMVCIALERYLLVVHPLWYRCHRTIKHSILISLVICAFVVLIFTGLFFLFYVFMFIGVATLLILPLPLLLFFLGATWRALSHSISVPHKEKKRILGTLALVLLLYLILFLSTTLLIFLHFFEDFKSQIDFWKFFTVAFVFLYISPLIDPLLYILIKKDAKYIVKVPHCYWRLRGHRENRQTSSVPTENITSV; this is encoded by the exons ATGGACAACTTAAATTCAACACTTGTGTCTCTGGAGGAAAT CTGCCGGTTATCTGCTGGGCTGTTTTTTGGTCTGTATCATCTAGTCAAGGCTGACAATGTCACACCTGTTTTTATCATGAACCTCCTCATTTCAGATTTCATTCAGATCATTGGTAGAATTGTAGAGGTCATTATAAATGATAacattgcatacatttacattgtGATCCTGATTGGTGTATCTCTCAGTGTTGGATTCATGGTGTGTATCGCACTGGAGAGATACCTCCTGGTTGTGCATCCTTTGTGGTATCGATGTCACCGCACTATCAAACACTCCATACTCATTTCACTGGTTATCTGTGCGTTTGTGGTGCTAATTTTCacaggtttgtttttcttgttctaCGTGTTCATGTTTATTGGAGTTGCCACCCTCCTTATCCTCCCATtgccactgctgctgttcttccTGGGAGCCACATGGAGAGCCCTCTCCCACTCCATCTCAGTCccacacaaagaaaagaaaaggattcTGGGTACACTGGCACTCGTCCTGCtcttatatttaattttgttcttgTCAActacattattaatttttttacatttttttgaagatttCAAATCACAAATTGATTTTTGGAAATTCTTTACTGTTGCTTTTGTGTTCCTGTACATCAGCCCGCTAATTGACCCCCTACTGTACATCTTAATTAAGAAAGATGCCAAGTACATAGTGAAGGTCCCACACTGCTATTGGAGACTCAGGGGTCACAGAGAGAACAGGCAGACATCCTCTGTTCCAACAGAAAATATTACCAGTGTCTAA